Proteins found in one Quercus robur chromosome 2, dhQueRobu3.1, whole genome shotgun sequence genomic segment:
- the LOC126713712 gene encoding NADP-dependent malic enzyme, translating into MESTFKEIRDGQSVLDLDPKSTVGGGVEDVYGEDRATEDKLVTPWTFSVASGYSLLRDPQYNKGLAFTEKERDAHYLRGLLPPIILSQQLQEKKLMQNIRQYQVPLQKYMSLMELQERNERLFYKLLIDNVEELLPVVYTPTVGEACQKYGSIFKRPQGLYISLKEKGKILEVLKNWPERTIQAIVVTDGERILGLGDLGCQGMGIPVGKLSLYTALGGVRPSACLPITIDVGTNNEQLLKDEFYIGLRQRRATGKEYYELLHEFMSAVKQNYGEKVLIQFEDFANHNAFELLAEYRTTHLVFNDDIQGTAAVVLAGVVAALKLVGGALAEQKFLFLGAGEAGTGIAELIALEISKQTKAPLEETRKKIWLVDSKGLIVSSRKDSLQNFKKPWAHEHEPVKDLLDAVKAIKPTVLIGSSGVGKTFTKEVVEALASCNDKPIIMALSNPTSQSECTAEEAYTWSKGRAIFASGSPFDPVEYDGKTYVPGQSNNAYIFPGFGLGLIISGAIRVHDEMLLAASEALASQVSKENFDKGLIYPRFSTIRKISAHIAANVAAKAYELGVATRLPRPKDLVKLAESCMYTPVYRNYR; encoded by the exons atggagagcaCATTTAAGGAGATAAGGGACGGCCAATCGGTGCTGGACCTGGACCCCAAATCTACCGTTGGTGGCGGCGTCGAGGATGTGTACGGTGAGGATCGCGCTACAGAGGACAAGCTTGTTACTCCCTGGACTTTCTCTGTCGCCAG TGGGTATTCTTTGCTTAGGGATCCCCAGTACAACAAAGGACTTGCTTTCACTGAGAAAGAGAGGGATGCTCATTACTTGCGTGGTCTTCTGCCTCCAATAATTTTGTCTCAACAACTTCAG GAGAAGAAATTGATGCAGAACATCCGACAATATCAAGTCCCGCTGCAAAAATACATGTCCTTGATGGAGCTTCAG gAGAGGAATGAAAGGTTGTTCTACAAGCTTCTCATTGATAATGTTGAGGAATTGCTCCCAGTTGTCTATACTCCAACTGTGGGTGAGGCTTGCCAGAAGTATGGGAGCATCTTCAAGCGCCCTCAGGGTCTTTacataagtttgaaagaaaA GGGCAAGATTCTTGAGGTGTTGAAGAACTGGCCTGAGAGGACTATTCAAGCAATTGTTGTGACGGATGGTGAGCGAATTTTGGGACTTGGGGATCTTGGCTGTCAG GGGATGGGGATTCCTGTGGGAAAATTGTCTTTGTATACAGCACTTGGAGGTGTTCGTCCTTCTGCA TGTTTGCCTATAACAATTGATGTGGGGACAAACAATGAACAGTTGTTGAAAGACGAGTTCTACATTGGGCTTAGACAGAGGAGGGCAACTGGGAAG GAATATTATGAACTTCTGCATGAGTTCATGTCCGCTGTCAAGCAGAATTATGgtgaaaaagttttgatacaG TTTGAAGATTTTGCAAATCACAACGCTTTTGAGCTGCTTGCAGAATACCGCACAACTCATCTTGTTTTCAATGATGATATACAG GGGACCGCAGCTGTTGTTCTTGCTGGGGTAGTTGCAGCGCTGAAGTTGGTTGGTGGTGCACTGGCTGAGCAAAAATTCTTGTTCCTTGGTGCTGGGGAA GCTGGAACTGGTATAGCTGAGCTTATAGCTCTTGAGATTTCGAAGCAG ACAAAGGCTCCTTTAGAAGAGACACGCAAGAAGATCTGGCTTGTTGACTCTAAG GGATTGATTGTTAGTTCTCGTAAGGATTCACTTCAAAACTTCAAGAAGCCTTGGGCTCATGAACATGAACCTGTTAAGGATCTCTTAGATGCTGTCAAG GCAATTAAACCAACAGTTTTGATTGGATCATCCGGGGTAGGAAAAACATTTACAAAGGAGGTGGTTGAGGCCCTTGCCTCTTGCAATGAT AAACCTATCATTATGGCTCTCTCCAACCCTACTTCACAGTCTGAGTGTACTGCAGAAGAAGCTTATACATGGAGTAAG GGTCGTGCAATTTTTGCTAGTGGAAGTCCATTTGATCCTGTTGAATATGATGGGAAGACTTATGTACCTGGCCAG TCCAACAATGCTTACATTTTCCCTGGatttggtttgggtttgatAATCTCTGGAGCTATCCGTGTGCACGATGAAATGCTTCTAGCAGCTT CGGAAGCCTTGGCTTCACAAGTATCAAAGGAGAACTTTGATAAGGGGTTGATATACCCACGATTCTCTACTATCAGAAAAATTTCAGCTCATATAGCTGCTAATGTAGCTGCCAAGGCATACGAACTGG GTGTCGCTACACGTCTTCCTCGTCCTAAGGATCTTGTGAAATTGGCAGAGAGTTGCATGTACACACCAGTCTACCGAAATTATCGTTGA
- the LOC126713714 gene encoding probable RNA-dependent RNA polymerase 5, protein MAEAEGWVLPQAVEQLIEQICREQNQTPPGTEVRQELALLGEEEAVNLLRKIAASTIKKTLSAFIMYMIRKPKQPHSNNNHTPSPHKVPRVSPLHTPSSPSPSAPASQSQGRPVTQSTIPERWSQASLTSPNGYLRGSFSSSLENAVSPKLAAWGELEFRKAFLILSYIGKNQLEHVDISADEIRSLKHLGMVHFEERVWKALGQKYIINYEDRRRTLDWDMKKTHIYHCHVSLDGKYKFKGPYLHKTKTHLQRVLGDENVLVVKFAEEVADRRQLDISWDSYSMYNKIASEGIVVGFYRYRFFVFKDGGKEEKKKDPTSSSVKCFFIRKESIEMIYEARSLFMHAHRLPSVANYMARFSLILSKTTKLEVDLASVNIQRIEDVLCTDQEGKVVYEKPEKPRIHTDGTGFISEDLALICGNNVHRGERTSDENIATNPSIVELESNLLAMQRQESKAQEPPLLIQFRLFNNGCAVKGTLLVNKKLPPRTIQVRPSMIKVETDPKLSNIRTVNSLEIVGTSNQPKKTYLSRNLIALLSYGGVPKEYFMDILSNALSDAHGVLSNKGAALRVSVNHGEMDDFSVARMILSGIPLDESYLQHRLSILMKEEKKSLKGGKLHVPECYYLMGTVDPTGLLESDEVCVILDNGQISGKVLVYRNPGLHFGDIHVLKATYVKALESFIGNAKFAIFFPCKGPRSLGDEIAGGDFDGDMYWVSRNPQLLEHFKVSEPWTPSYSVHKVPNNAIPLKKPTDFSSMELEQELFKLFLSTRFQPSYAVGVAADSWLALMDRLLILGDDCTEEKVRVKANILKLIDIYYDALDAPKKGGQKIEVPRELKAELFPHYMERDNSFNSTSILGLIYDTVNKYQTEDQSMKEVRKLPCFDVEVPEACMEKWKEHYEQYRQDMTAALQNGCEGKNEAADEVIKKYKMILYGATEFEERKRGIDEVYNEALAIYHVTYDYANHRRDAKYCFFVWRIASSALLNLYAKKQDERSFVCLRSVLREIFN, encoded by the exons ATGGCGGAGGCGGAGGGTTGGGTGCTGCCGCAGGCGGTGGAGCAACTGATAGAGCAAATATGCAGGGAGCAGAACCAGACGCCGCCGGGGACGGAGGTGAGACAGGAGCTGGCGTTGCTCGGTGAAGAAGAGGCTGTAAATTTGCTCCGTAAAATAGCGGCCTCGACCATAAAGAAAACATTGAGTGCCTTTATTATGTACATGATCCGAAAACCCAAACAACCTCACTCTAATAATAATCATACTCCCTCGCCTCACAAAGTACCACGCGTCTCTCCGCTTCACACTCcctcctctccctctccctctgcCCCTGCTTCACAATCACAAG GTCGTCCAGTTACTCAATCCACAATTCCGGAGAGATGGTCCCAGGCCTCTTTGACTTCACCAAATG GGTACCTAAGAGGCTCATTCTCTTCGAGTTTGGAAAATGCTGTTAGTCCCAAGTTAGCGGCCTGGGGAGAGCTTGAGTTCCGAAAGGCATTCCTAATCCTAAGTTACATCGGGAA AAACCAGCTCGAGCATGTTGACATATCTGCAGATGAAATTAGATCCTTAAAGCATTTAGGAATGGTACATTTTGAGGAAAGAGTTTGGAAGGCCTTGGGACAAAAGTACATCATCAACTATGAAGACCGACGAAGG ACTCTTGATTGGGACATGAAAAAGACGCACATTTATCACTGTCATGTTTCTTTGGATGGGAAGTACAAGTTCAAG GGCCCATATttgcacaaaacaaaaactcacCTACAAAGAGTTTTAGGAGATGAGaatgttttggttgtcaagTTTGCTGAAGAGGTGGCAGACAGGAGACAACTGGATATTTCCTGGGATTCTTATTCCATGTACAATAAGATTGCAAGCGAAGGGATTGTTGTTGGTTTCTATCGCTATCGGTTTTTTG TGTTTAAGGATGGAggcaaagaagaaaagaaaaaagacccaACTTCTTCATCTGTCAAGTGTTTTTTCATTCGTAAGGAGTCAATTGAAATGATTTATGAAGCAAGGTCTTTATTCATGCATGCACATCGATTGCCTAGTGTGGCCAATTATATGGCTAG GTTTTCTCTTATCTTGTCCAAGACCACAAAGCTAGAAGTTGATTTAGCATCTGTTAATATCCAAAGAATTGAAGATGTACTTTGCACG GATCAAGAGGGTAAAGTTGTCTATGAAAAACCTGAGAAACCTCGTATACATACAGATGGAACTGGTTTCATATCTGAGGATTTAGCTTTGATTTGCGGTAATAATGTACACAGAGGAGAGCGCACAAGCGATGAAAATATTGCG ACAAATCCCAGTATTGTTGAACTTGAAAGTAATCTTTTGGCAATGCAACGGCAAGAGTCTAAAGCTCAAGAACCA CCTTTGCTAATCCAGTTTCGTCTCTTTAACAATGGTTGTGCTGTTAAGGGAACCCTTTTGGTCAATAAAAAG CTTCCTCCTAGAACAATTCAAGTTCGACCTTCAATGATTAAAGTTGAGACAGATCCAAAACTTTCAAATATCAGAACGGTGAATTCATTGGAGATAGTGGGAACAAG CAATCAGCCAAAGAAAACATATCTATCGAGAAATTTGATTGCACTTTTAAGCTATGGAGGTGTCCCAAAAGAATATTTCATGGATATACTTtcaaatgctttaagtgatgctcatggAGTTCTCTCCAATAAGGGTGCTGCACTAAGAG TTTCTGTTAACCATGGGGAGATGGATGATTTTAGTGTGGCAAGAATGATTTTATCCGGGATTCCTCTTGATGAATCATATTTGCAACATCGACTCTCTATACTGAtgaaggaggaaaagaagagccTTAAAGGAGGAAAGCTTCATGTACCTGAATGTTACTATTTAATGGGGACTGTTGATCCCACTGGGCTACTTGAAAGTGATGAAGTTTGTGTTATTCT TGATAATGGACAAATTTCGGGGAAGGTATTAGTGTACCGGAATCCTGGTTTGCACTTTGGCGACATTCATGTTTTAAAGGCCACCTATGTGAAGGCCTTAGAATCTTTCATTGGAAATGCAAAGTTTGCCATATTCTTCCCTTGTAAAGGTCCACGGTCCTTGGGGGACGAAATAGCAGGGGGTGATTTTGATGGTGACATGTATTGGGTCTCAAGAAACCCTCAG CTATTGGAACATTTTAAAGTGAGTGAACCTTGGACACCATCTTATTCAGTGCATAAAGTGCCCAATAATGCTATCCCCCTTAAAAagccaaccgatttttcatccatggaACTTGAACAAGAGCTTTTTAAACTATTCCTGTCAACCAGGTTTCAGCCAAG TTATGCTGTAGGTGTGGCAGCAGATAGCTGGTTGGCACTGATGGATCGGCTTCTTATTCTGGGAGATGATTGTACTGAAGAGAAAGTTCGTGTGAAAGCAAACATactaaaattaattgatatatattatgatgCTTTAGATGCACCCAAAAAGGGTGGACAAAAG ATTGAAGTTCCAAGAGAATTGAAGGCTGAATTGTTTCCACATTACATGGAGAGGGATAATTCTTTCAATTCAACATCAATTTTGGGTTTAATTTATGATACGGTTAATAAATATCAAACAGAAGATCAGTCCATGAAAG AAGTTCGGAAACTTCCATGTTTTGATGTTGAAGTCCCTGAAGCCTGCATGGAAAAATGGAAGGAACACTATGAGCAGTATAGGCAGGACATGACCGCAGCCTTGCAGAATGGTTGTGAGGGGAAAAACGAGGCTGCTGATGAAGTCATAAAGAAGTATAAGATG ATATTGTATGGTGCTACAGAATTTGAAGAGCGTAAAAGGGGGATCGATGAGGTTTACAATGAGGCTCTTGCAATATATCACGTCACTTATGATTATGCTAATCACCGAAGAGATGCCAaatattgtttctttgtttggagGATTGCAAGTTCAGCCCTCCTAAACTTGTATGCCAAGAAACAAGATGAAAGGTCCTTTGTCTGTCTCAGATCTGTATTACGGGAGATATTTAATTAG